The Poseidonibacter antarcticus genome includes a region encoding these proteins:
- the leuB gene encoding 3-isopropylmalate dehydrogenase has protein sequence MKKYNISVIKGDGIGPEIVDEAIKVLDTVAGACNFTLDYKEYLMGGIAIDETGVPLPPETVPGVLASDACLFGSIGGEKWDNLPRELRPETGLLKLREELGVYANLRPAIVYDELVNASTLKPEVIEGCDIMVVRELIGGIYFGQPRANDGQRAYNTMVYTKDEIIRIGKQAFEFAMKRDKRVCSVDKANVLEVSQLWRDTMIELSADYPSVELTHMYVDNAAMQLVRNPKQFDVIVTGNIFGDILSDTASMVVGSIGLLPSASTGDKTAVYEPIHGSAPDIAGQGIANPIATIESAAMMLKYSLGEDKAADMITNAIRNVLKDGYRTKDLAEFDAKEVLSTTEMGDVIANYINK, from the coding sequence ATGAAAAAATATAATATCTCAGTTATTAAAGGTGATGGAATCGGTCCTGAAATCGTTGATGAAGCAATTAAAGTTTTAGATACAGTAGCAGGAGCTTGTAATTTCACATTAGATTATAAAGAATATTTAATGGGTGGAATTGCAATTGATGAAACAGGTGTTCCTTTACCTCCTGAAACAGTTCCAGGTGTTTTAGCATCTGATGCTTGTTTATTTGGTTCAATTGGTGGAGAAAAATGGGATAACCTTCCTCGAGAATTAAGACCAGAAACAGGACTTTTAAAACTTAGAGAAGAATTAGGTGTTTATGCAAACTTAAGACCTGCTATTGTTTATGATGAGTTGGTTAATGCATCAACTTTAAAACCTGAAGTAATTGAAGGTTGTGACATTATGGTAGTACGTGAACTTATTGGTGGTATTTATTTTGGACAACCAAGAGCTAACGATGGTCAAAGAGCATATAATACTATGGTATATACAAAAGATGAGATTATCAGAATTGGTAAACAAGCTTTTGAATTTGCAATGAAAAGAGATAAGAGAGTTTGTTCTGTAGATAAAGCAAATGTTCTTGAAGTTTCTCAATTATGGAGAGATACTATGATTGAATTATCTGCTGATTATCCTTCTGTAGAATTAACTCATATGTATGTAGATAATGCAGCAATGCAATTAGTAAGAAATCCAAAACAATTTGATGTTATCGTAACTGGAAATATCTTTGGTGATATTTTATCTGATACTGCATCTATGGTTGTTGGTTCTATTGGATTATTACCATCTGCATCAACAGGTGATAAAACAGCTGTTTATGAACCAATTCATGGTTCAGCACCTGATATTGCAGGACAAGGTATTGCAAATCCAATTGCTACAATTGAATCAGCTGCTATGATGCTTAAATATTCACTTGGTGAAGATAAAGCAGCAGATATGATTACAAATGCTATTAGAAATGTATTAAAAGATGGGTATAGAACAAAAGATTTAGCTGAGTTTGATGCTAAAGAAGTTTTATCAACTACTGAAATGGGTGATGTAATTGCTAATTATATAAATAAATAA